One window of Campylobacter avium LMG 24591 genomic DNA carries:
- a CDS encoding tetrahydrodipicolinate N-succinyltransferase N-terminal domain-containing protein, with protein sequence MLINSKDDFANFIKEVEAKPGYKRPKAFGIARLDKSLLDESKSLQACFATINYEENFGSFAVLFEAFSQRKLALNTQDSELVVNLQEEDIDFALACFKPFLNEKGHKNIDVLKAVKKHYKKDSFAFVAIFDDEKPKSLECVYLKLYLLSSKKVALRSINLDGAFGILPNVAWSGDKPIDLEYLRENEAELKMSGKYPKIDFVDKFPRFLSHIIPEDNTRILESSKVRMGAQLAAGTTIMPGAAYVNFNSGTTGACMVEGRVSSSVVVGEGTDIGGGASILGVLSGTSGNAISIGKACLLGANSVTGIPLGDNCIVDAGIAVLEGTKFFINDKEEIEKLNEGFKFSKDIYKGIELAGLNALHFRMNSQSGQMSVSLNKKAVKLNQSLH encoded by the coding sequence ATGCTAATAAATTCAAAAGATGATTTTGCAAATTTTATAAAAGAAGTAGAAGCAAAACCAGGCTACAAAAGACCCAAAGCCTTTGGTATAGCAAGGCTTGATAAGTCTTTGCTAGATGAGAGCAAGAGTTTGCAAGCTTGCTTTGCGACGATAAATTATGAGGAAAATTTTGGCTCTTTTGCTGTTTTATTTGAAGCGTTTTCGCAAAGAAAACTTGCTTTAAATACCCAAGATAGCGAACTTGTAGTGAATTTACAAGAAGAGGATATAGACTTTGCTTTAGCTTGCTTTAAGCCTTTTTTAAACGAAAAAGGCCACAAAAACATAGATGTTTTAAAAGCTGTGAAAAAACACTACAAAAAAGACAGCTTCGCGTTTGTTGCTATCTTTGATGATGAAAAACCTAAAAGCCTTGAGTGTGTTTATCTAAAACTTTACTTGCTATCTAGCAAAAAAGTAGCACTAAGAAGTATAAATTTAGATGGAGCCTTTGGGATACTGCCAAATGTAGCTTGGAGTGGTGATAAACCTATTGATTTAGAGTATTTAAGAGAAAATGAAGCTGAGCTAAAAATGAGCGGAAAATACCCAAAAATTGACTTTGTAGATAAATTCCCTAGATTTTTATCCCACATAATACCTGAGGATAATACTAGAATTTTAGAAAGCTCTAAGGTTAGAATGGGTGCACAGCTGGCTGCAGGAACTACCATAATGCCGGGTGCTGCTTATGTGAATTTTAACTCAGGCACAACAGGAGCTTGCATGGTGGAAGGCAGGGTAAGCTCTAGCGTTGTTGTGGGCGAAGGAACTGACATAGGAGGCGGGGCTTCTATACTTGGTGTTTTAAGCGGAACTAGTGGAAATGCCATAAGCATAGGCAAGGCTTGTTTGCTAGGAGCAAATTCAGTAACGGGCATTCCTTTGGGCGATAACTGCATTGTAGATGCTGGCATAGCTGTGCTTGAGGGAACCAAATTTTTTATCAATGACAAAGAAGAGATAGAAAAACTAAATGAGGGCTTTAAATTTAGCAAAGATATTTATAAAGGCATAGAACTAGCCGGCCTTAACGCACTTCATTTCAGGATGAATTCACAAAGCGGACAAATGAGCGTTAGTTTGAACAAAAAGGCTGTGAAGTTAAATCAATCTTTGCATTAA
- a CDS encoding response regulator — protein sequence MKVLIVENEIYLAQSISNKLNAMDYSCFIANDLSGIDTRLHYDVILLSTSIENFDKILSSFKNSTVILLTSYVSVDTVVNPLNSGALDYVQKPFMIEDLIRKIEHYQRYKKLDLLNNTYKNYINTHIKKAKLADFDFKKIRLPLILKTHKQINADAFVFKYADRNDYNFSYIDLVQGLNLEQIKSLLDSLDFVCLINFQSLKQEEQDLLLKELEKKPVIIHTNTYKDSSIKTIDLSDNEKSLDNNEILTIDEYVKYIINTYQNIFPDTDLSKQLGISRKSLWEKRKKYGLTKKK from the coding sequence ATGAAAGTTTTAATTGTAGAAAATGAAATTTATTTAGCGCAAAGTATAAGCAACAAGCTTAATGCTATGGATTATTCTTGTTTTATAGCAAATGACTTATCGGGTATTGATACGAGGCTTCATTATGATGTTATCTTGCTTTCTACTAGCATTGAGAATTTCGACAAGATACTTTCTTCTTTTAAAAATAGCACGGTCATACTGCTAACATCTTATGTAAGTGTGGATACTGTCGTAAATCCTTTAAATTCCGGAGCGCTTGATTATGTGCAAAAACCTTTTATGATAGAGGATTTGATAAGAAAGATAGAGCATTATCAAAGATATAAAAAGCTTGATTTGCTAAATAATACTTATAAAAATTACATAAATACACACATAAAAAAGGCTAAGTTGGCTGATTTTGACTTTAAAAAGATAAGATTGCCACTTATTTTAAAAACGCATAAGCAAATCAACGCCGATGCCTTCGTGTTTAAGTATGCAGATAGGAATGATTACAATTTTTCATACATAGACCTTGTGCAAGGATTAAATTTAGAGCAAATTAAATCCTTGCTAGATTCGCTTGACTTTGTGTGTTTGATAAATTTCCAAAGTCTTAAGCAAGAAGAGCAGGATTTGTTATTAAAAGAACTAGAAAAAAAACCTGTCATCATACACACAAACACTTACAAAGACAGCAGTATAAAAACGATAGATTTAAGCGATAATGAAAAATCGCTAGATAATAACGAAATTTTAACCATAGATGAGTATGTAAAATACATCATCAACACTTATCAAAATATCTTCCCAGATACAGACCTTTCTAAGCAACTTGGAATTTCTAGAAAATCCTTATGGGAAAAGAGGAAAAAGTATGGACTTACAAAGAAAAAATAA
- a CDS encoding Mrp/NBP35 family ATP-binding protein yields MYDIQDIKNLLKDVIYPGFKKDIVSFDFVKDIIVSGDTVDIRLEIPSSNPQIAQELKNSIEDKLKDIKNLNIQIQTPKLEANKAGGQGSSRNLLPQVKKFIMVSSGKGGVGKSTTAVNLAISFAKMGKKVGLLDADIYGPNIARMLGELNTKPEVVGTKLKPVLSHGVYIMSMALLIDEAQGLMWRGAMVMKAVEQLLSDVLWPELDILILDMPPGTGDAQITSAQCIPINAGVCVSTPQVVAIDDSKRALDMFTKLHIPIAGIIENMSGFLCPDNGKEYEIFGKGNAALMAKEYKCELLAQIPIELSIREGSDLGKPVSFYVPQSEGSKRYLKACEKILDFLDKQDEVSNAEIQPVTNSKSSCSN; encoded by the coding sequence ATGTATGATATACAAGATATTAAAAATTTGCTCAAAGATGTCATTTACCCGGGCTTTAAAAAAGATATTGTGAGTTTTGATTTTGTAAAGGATATAATTGTAAGTGGCGATACCGTGGATATAAGGCTTGAAATTCCATCCTCAAACCCACAAATAGCACAGGAGCTAAAAAACAGTATAGAAGATAAACTAAAAGATATTAAAAATCTAAATATACAAATTCAAACCCCAAAACTAGAAGCAAACAAAGCTGGAGGGCAAGGCAGCTCAAGAAATTTACTTCCTCAGGTAAAAAAATTCATAATGGTTTCAAGCGGCAAAGGAGGCGTTGGCAAGAGCACGACAGCTGTGAATTTGGCTATTTCTTTTGCAAAAATGGGCAAAAAAGTTGGTTTGCTTGATGCTGATATTTACGGACCTAACATAGCAAGAATGCTAGGCGAGCTAAATACCAAACCAGAGGTTGTGGGAACTAAGCTAAAACCGGTGCTAAGTCACGGCGTGTATATAATGAGCATGGCTTTGTTGATAGACGAAGCACAGGGACTTATGTGGCGTGGTGCTATGGTGATGAAGGCTGTGGAGCAACTTTTAAGCGATGTGCTTTGGCCAGAGCTTGATATTTTAATCCTTGATATGCCTCCAGGAACGGGCGATGCACAGATTACCTCTGCTCAGTGCATTCCAATCAATGCTGGCGTCTGCGTTAGCACCCCTCAAGTAGTAGCGATAGATGATAGCAAAAGAGCTCTTGATATGTTTACCAAGCTACACATACCAATAGCTGGCATCATAGAAAATATGAGCGGTTTTTTATGCCCTGATAATGGCAAAGAGTATGAAATTTTTGGCAAAGGAAATGCTGCTTTAATGGCTAAGGAATATAAGTGCGAACTTTTAGCTCAAATTCCAATAGAACTATCAATCCGCGAAGGAAGCGATTTAGGCAAACCTGTTAGCTTTTATGTGCCGCAAAGTGAGGGTTCAAAAAGGTATTTAAAGGCTTGTGAGAAAATTTTAGACTTTTTAGACAAGCAAGATGAGGTAAGCAACGCTGAAATTCAGCCTGTTACAAACTCAAAAAGTTCTTGTTCAAACTAA
- a CDS encoding bifunctional 2-C-methyl-D-erythritol 4-phosphate cytidylyltransferase/2-C-methyl-D-erythritol 2,4-cyclodiphosphate synthase: MLDVSLIILAAGDSSRFELPVKKQFLRFKDEPLWLYVSKRLSSFYDFKKVIVTSSNVDYMKKFSNSFVFTQGGKTRSKSLLKALELVESEYVMVSDAARVLVDKDTVLRLIDKIKSCECVSPYISVCDTSLYGDKQLKREDIKLIQTPQLSKTSLLKKALSSDKEFTDDSSAMAHVGAKIDFIKGDEKARKLTYKQDLKVLDLPPPSLEFFSGSGFDVHEFGEKRDLVLGGVKIPYHTGLKAHSDGDVLAHSLSDALLGAANLGDIGKHFPDTDKAYKDADSMQLLSSAYKLVQEYGFELVNADVTVLAQEPKLFKFKDDISKNIAKYLNVEPFRISIKASTTEGLGFVGRKEGIAVLSSVNLKYFDWTKI, encoded by the coding sequence GTGCTTGATGTAAGCTTGATAATACTAGCAGCTGGCGATTCTTCCAGGTTTGAGCTGCCGGTAAAAAAGCAATTTCTAAGGTTTAAAGACGAACCACTGTGGCTTTATGTTAGTAAAAGATTAAGTTCTTTTTATGATTTTAAAAAGGTTATTGTTACTTCTAGTAACGTAGACTATATGAAAAAATTTTCAAATTCTTTCGTTTTTACTCAAGGCGGAAAAACTCGCTCAAAATCACTTTTAAAGGCTTTGGAATTAGTTGAAAGTGAGTATGTTATGGTTAGTGATGCGGCCAGGGTTTTGGTAGATAAAGATACGGTTTTAAGGCTCATAGATAAGATAAAAAGCTGTGAGTGTGTAAGCCCTTATATAAGCGTGTGTGATACTAGCTTATATGGAGATAAGCAGCTAAAAAGAGAGGATATAAAGCTTATACAAACTCCTCAATTATCAAAAACTAGCCTTTTGAAAAAGGCTTTAAGCTCTGATAAGGAATTCACAGATGATAGTTCGGCCATGGCTCATGTAGGCGCTAAAATAGACTTTATTAAGGGCGATGAAAAGGCTAGAAAACTTACTTATAAGCAAGATTTAAAAGTGCTTGATTTGCCGCCACCATCGCTTGAATTTTTTAGCGGCAGCGGGTTTGACGTGCATGAATTTGGAGAAAAAAGGGATTTGGTTTTAGGCGGGGTAAAAATTCCTTATCACACCGGCTTGAAAGCACATTCTGATGGCGATGTTTTAGCGCATTCTTTAAGCGATGCCTTGCTTGGTGCAGCAAATTTAGGCGATATAGGAAAGCACTTTCCAGACACTGATAAAGCTTACAAAGACGCTGATTCCATGCAGCTTTTATCAAGCGCTTATAAATTAGTGCAAGAATATGGCTTTGAGCTTGTAAATGCTGATGTGACAGTTCTAGCGCAAGAGCCAAAGTTGTTTAAATTTAAAGATGATATATCTAAAAACATAGCCAAGTACTTAAATGTAGAGCCATTTAGGATTAGTATAAAGGCAAGTACTACTGAGGGCTTGGGCTTTGTGGGTAGAAAGGAAGGTATCGCTGTGCTTAGTTCTGTGAATTTAAAATATTTTGATTGGACCAAGATATGA
- a CDS encoding multidrug effflux MFS transporter, giving the protein MQEKTKIKGFEKFKLVFILALMSSIAPISTDMYLPALETVERSFATNTYLTQLSLASFFVGFALGQLIYGPLSDVFGRKKPVIIGMILFISASIACILVDDIRLFILLRFVEALGGCAGVVIARAIVNDLFELKEAISVFALMMVVSSLAPMLSPVFGGILLEFFSWQSIFVTLFLVGFLLLFLVIFFLKESVAVNEKAKFSFSQTIKSYKIVLSNKAFLVYIISASLAMATIFSYITGSAFVFIKFFGLSELQYSIVFAVNALGFAIFANLNTFLLKKYSPQAIIKRAFLTMTFFAFLMIMSAFTKDSFIIFELSIFFTISMLGFIMPNATSLAMSYFKENSGAASAVLGAMQFTLAGTIAFIVGAIDANTPLVLACVIFVCTVLATSIYIGFNRLLNNTQHKD; this is encoded by the coding sequence ATGCAAGAAAAAACTAAGATAAAAGGTTTTGAAAAATTTAAATTAGTCTTTATACTAGCTTTGATGTCTAGCATAGCACCAATTTCAACCGATATGTATTTGCCAGCACTTGAAACTGTGGAGAGAAGCTTTGCTACAAATACTTATCTAACTCAGCTTTCACTCGCTAGCTTTTTTGTTGGTTTTGCTTTAGGGCAGCTGATTTACGGACCGCTAAGCGATGTTTTTGGACGAAAAAAGCCCGTGATAATAGGCATGATATTGTTTATCAGTGCTAGCATAGCTTGTATTTTAGTAGATGACATAAGGCTTTTTATCTTGCTTCGCTTTGTAGAGGCCTTGGGAGGCTGTGCTGGGGTTGTTATAGCTAGGGCTATTGTGAATGATTTGTTTGAGCTAAAAGAAGCCATTAGCGTTTTTGCCTTGATGATGGTTGTATCATCACTTGCTCCTATGCTTTCGCCTGTGTTTGGCGGAATTTTGCTTGAGTTTTTTTCTTGGCAAAGCATTTTTGTAACACTTTTTTTGGTGGGTTTTTTATTGCTTTTTTTGGTGATATTTTTCTTAAAAGAAAGTGTAGCGGTTAATGAAAAGGCTAAATTTTCATTTTCACAAACCATAAAATCTTACAAAATAGTTCTTTCAAACAAAGCATTTTTAGTTTATATAATATCAGCTTCCTTGGCTATGGCTACTATATTTTCATACATAACAGGCTCAGCCTTTGTTTTTATCAAATTTTTTGGTTTAAGTGAGTTGCAATACTCTATAGTTTTTGCCGTAAATGCACTTGGTTTTGCAATCTTTGCGAATTTAAACACTTTCTTGCTTAAAAAATACTCTCCACAAGCTATCATAAAAAGAGCCTTTTTGACTATGACTTTCTTTGCTTTTTTGATGATTATGAGTGCTTTTACTAAGGATTCTTTTATAATTTTTGAGCTTTCGATTTTCTTTACCATTTCCATGCTAGGCTTTATTATGCCAAATGCTACAAGTCTTGCCATGTCGTATTTTAAGGAAAATTCAGGTGCGGCCTCTGCGGTGCTTGGTGCTATGCAGTTTACACTTGCTGGAACTATAGCTTTTATAGTAGGGGCTATTGATGCAAACACTCCTTTGGTTTTAGCTTGCGTTATCTTTGTTTGTACTGTTTTGGCTACTTCTATCTATATAGGCTTTAACAGGCTGCTTAATAATACCCAACACAAAGACTAG
- a CDS encoding UDP-N-acetylmuramoyl-L-alanyl-D-glutamate--2,6-diaminopimelate ligase translates to MIIKYKDSFISDNSKELVPNSYFLQSKQNQSFVAEAKSKGAKVITVAECKKMLGIDESIKIIGVSGTNGKTTVSSAIYDILLNLGYKCLLCGTRGVFLNKEILAEKSLTTPPILALLSYLSEAKKANCDFFIMEVSSHAIAQDRIEGLNFAAKVFTNLSQDHLDFHKSLAEYKRVKESFFEDESLKIMNADENFAYNPVNSITYGFKDSSDYKILSYDLDEGIKAKIEYKKEIFDVNSSLPGLFNLYNILAASALVKELLDLDFAKVLETVRAFKGVSGRMELVADKVIVDFAHTPDGINKVLSALKDKNLIVLFGAGGNRDKSKRPLMAKEAKKFASKLIITSDNPRDEEPQDIINDILSGIEVDENVFVEVDRKKAIQKALELKQKDDFVLILGKGDENYQEIKSQKHSFSDKEVVLEFLTKLS, encoded by the coding sequence ATGATTATAAAATACAAAGATAGCTTTATAAGCGACAATAGCAAAGAACTTGTGCCGAATTCTTACTTTTTGCAAAGCAAGCAAAATCAAAGCTTTGTTGCTGAGGCCAAAAGCAAAGGTGCTAAGGTAATTACTGTTGCTGAGTGCAAAAAAATGCTAGGCATTGATGAGAGCATTAAAATCATAGGCGTAAGCGGAACAAACGGCAAAACAACAGTATCAAGTGCAATTTATGACATTTTGCTAAATTTAGGCTACAAATGCCTTTTGTGCGGGACTAGAGGGGTATTTTTAAACAAAGAAATTTTAGCTGAAAAATCCCTAACCACTCCGCCTATACTAGCCTTGCTTTCTTATCTAAGCGAGGCTAAGAAGGCAAACTGTGATTTTTTCATTATGGAAGTAAGCTCGCACGCCATAGCGCAAGATAGGATAGAAGGCCTAAACTTTGCTGCTAAGGTTTTTACAAATTTAAGTCAAGATCATTTGGATTTTCACAAAAGCCTTGCCGAGTATAAAAGGGTGAAAGAAAGTTTTTTTGAGGATGAAAGCTTAAAAATCATGAATGCTGATGAGAATTTTGCTTACAACCCCGTAAATTCCATTACTTATGGATTTAAAGATAGCTCGGATTATAAAATTTTATCTTATGATTTAGACGAGGGCATTAAGGCAAAGATAGAATATAAAAAAGAAATTTTTGATGTAAATTCTAGCTTGCCGGGCTTGTTTAATCTTTACAATATCCTAGCGGCAAGCGCCCTTGTAAAAGAGCTTTTAGACCTTGATTTTGCTAAGGTGCTTGAAACAGTTAGAGCCTTTAAGGGGGTTAGCGGCAGAATGGAGCTTGTGGCAGATAAAGTCATAGTTGATTTTGCCCACACTCCAGATGGCATTAACAAGGTCTTAAGTGCCTTAAAGGATAAAAATTTAATAGTTCTTTTTGGAGCAGGCGGAAATAGAGATAAGAGCAAGAGGCCTCTAATGGCCAAGGAAGCAAAGAAATTTGCCTCAAAACTCATAATAACAAGCGATAATCCAAGAGATGAGGAGCCACAAGATATCATCAATGACATATTAAGCGGGATAGAAGTAGATGAGAATGTTTTTGTTGAAGTGGATAGAAAAAAAGCCATACAAAAGGCTTTAGAACTAAAGCAAAAGGACGATTTTGTGCTTATACTTGGCAAGGGCGATGAAAATTACCAAGAAATCAAGTCTCAAAAACACAGCTTCAGCGATAAAGAGGTTGTTTTAGAGTTTTTGACTAAGTTATCTTAA
- a CDS encoding sulfate adenylyltransferase, with translation MDLQRKNKSINISKSEFETMCLIKEGMLGTCTHLMGKKERDELFKNNASSQFPYPFTFYSVENESTIKASKIGDTLNLICEDKLVGSISIKDKFKNNKSIVDIFTPNSCDIQELGDTCIGGELELFNSSIKKIKDSFNQRRKELNAQNITAIITSLDPLHKGHERIFRWAIDKADLLVLFLIESFDKDGLDFELKMNCLNALIKNYLPADRIFIFPLKDINIFHSHLNPLLEAIIAKSLGCNKLIVGQKHTGLGMFFDNNRAKTVLDDFIKHCDMNVVVLPELVFCEECKSIVTTKSCPHGSHHHIKFNDSSLRQLLKLGIIPPTLFMRAEISSIILSKFFPNRFKNMQKIYNNLFANNGILEQKKDDDFYHQLLKLYQITHTV, from the coding sequence ATGGACTTACAAAGAAAAAATAAAAGCATAAATATAAGCAAGAGCGAATTTGAGACAATGTGCCTCATAAAAGAAGGCATGCTAGGTACTTGCACGCATTTGATGGGCAAAAAAGAAAGAGATGAATTGTTTAAAAATAATGCCTCAAGTCAGTTTCCCTACCCATTTACATTTTATTCTGTTGAAAATGAAAGCACTATCAAAGCCTCTAAAATCGGCGATACTTTGAATTTGATTTGCGAGGATAAGCTTGTAGGTTCGATTTCTATCAAGGATAAATTTAAAAACAACAAAAGCATAGTGGACATTTTCACCCCAAATTCTTGTGATATACAAGAACTAGGAGATACCTGCATAGGCGGGGAATTAGAGCTTTTTAACTCAAGCATAAAAAAAATCAAAGATAGTTTTAATCAAAGACGAAAAGAATTGAACGCTCAAAACATAACAGCCATCATCACAAGCCTAGACCCCTTGCACAAAGGGCATGAGCGAATTTTTAGATGGGCTATTGATAAGGCTGATTTGCTTGTGCTTTTTTTAATCGAATCCTTTGATAAAGACGGCCTTGACTTTGAACTTAAGATGAACTGCCTAAATGCCTTGATAAAAAATTACCTGCCTGCGGATAGAATTTTTATCTTTCCTTTAAAGGATATAAATATCTTTCATTCTCATTTAAATCCTTTGCTAGAGGCGATTATTGCCAAGTCCTTGGGTTGCAATAAACTAATAGTAGGGCAAAAGCATACAGGGCTTGGAATGTTTTTTGATAATAACAGGGCTAAAACTGTTTTGGATGATTTTATAAAACATTGCGATATGAATGTAGTTGTGCTGCCAGAGCTTGTATTTTGCGAAGAGTGCAAGAGTATAGTAACCACTAAATCTTGCCCTCACGGCTCTCATCATCATATTAAATTTAATGATTCGTCCTTAAGACAGCTTTTAAAGCTTGGCATAATCCCGCCTACCTTATTTATGAGAGCTGAAATTTCAAGTATCATTCTTTCTAAATTTTTTCCAAATAGATTTAAAAACATGCAAAAAATTTATAATAATCTCTTTGCTAACAATGGAATTTTAGAGCAAAAAAAGGATGATGATTTTTATCATCAGCTTTTAAAACTTTACCAAATCACACATACGGTTTAA
- a CDS encoding histidine kinase, with protein MKDYKKLGIQHFYQRDYKTAKIFFSLAYEKRKNKKLLHFISLCDFALKSPDEAIVIFDFYMLNYKYEHIYEDLEYILSMSESRQLVEKKLKDDENSALSYSDFLRGVEEIGFKKSFENIIFSTKLVINNKNDFLDFLEKLLENGYEEFILDYLEYISHYFLGDVRFENFTKRLRLKDDYKIQR; from the coding sequence TTGAAAGATTATAAGAAGCTTGGCATACAGCATTTTTACCAAAGAGATTACAAAACTGCTAAAATCTTTTTTTCCCTAGCTTACGAAAAAAGAAAAAACAAAAAACTACTTCATTTTATAAGCCTTTGCGATTTTGCCTTAAAATCCCCTGATGAAGCCATAGTTATTTTTGATTTTTATATGCTTAATTACAAATACGAGCACATATACGAGGATTTAGAATACATCCTAAGCATGAGCGAGTCAAGACAGCTTGTAGAAAAAAAGCTAAAAGATGATGAGAATTCGGCCTTAAGTTATAGTGATTTTTTGCGTGGGGTTGAGGAGATTGGCTTTAAAAAAAGCTTTGAAAACATCATATTTTCCACAAAATTAGTGATAAATAATAAAAATGATTTTTTAGACTTTTTAGAAAAGCTTTTAGAAAATGGCTATGAGGAGTTTATTTTGGATTATTTAGAATACATCAGTCACTATTTTTTGGGCGATGTGAGATTTGAAAATTTTACTAAAAGATTAAGATTAAAAGATGATTATAAAATACAAAGATAG
- a CDS encoding HDOD domain-containing protein, with protein MDINELLVESVDKLPALPQTVQELQSYVAKAGSDVRVDTVAQIISADPLVTARLLQLANSPFYSFKSNITTLQQVVSLLGITNVKNIIMADSIEQNFKVDVSPYGLDTDEFLKKRNEESTFISSWLSQEDKNLSYMLVPCAMLLRLGMMVFSNFLIQNKKDKEFLAALKKSNFENCSAVEEDFLGVDHLSFLGFLFHKWNFDEDLIETVCFINNPNSAEGKVLKSAYALAIVNRIFAPHNGGSAFMVSSALSLIKEAKQKGVNFDMDNFISKLPAFAKVNLPK; from the coding sequence ATGGATATAAACGAACTTTTAGTAGAAAGTGTTGATAAGCTACCTGCCTTGCCTCAAACAGTGCAAGAGTTGCAATCTTACGTAGCTAAGGCTGGAAGTGATGTAAGAGTCGATACGGTTGCACAGATTATTTCTGCCGACCCGCTTGTAACGGCTAGACTTTTACAGCTTGCGAATTCTCCTTTTTATAGTTTTAAATCCAACATAACCACCTTGCAGCAAGTCGTTTCCTTGCTTGGGATTACAAATGTGAAAAATATCATAATGGCTGATTCTATAGAACAAAATTTCAAGGTTGATGTATCTCCTTACGGCCTAGATACTGATGAGTTTTTGAAAAAAAGAAACGAAGAATCAACCTTTATCTCATCTTGGCTTTCACAAGAGGATAAGAACTTATCTTATATGCTAGTTCCTTGCGCCATGCTTTTAAGGCTTGGAATGATGGTTTTTTCAAATTTTTTGATACAAAATAAAAAAGATAAAGAATTTCTAGCTGCCCTGAAAAAAAGTAATTTTGAAAACTGCTCTGCTGTTGAGGAGGATTTTTTAGGAGTTGACCACCTATCTTTCCTAGGCTTTTTGTTTCATAAGTGGAATTTCGATGAGGATTTGATAGAAACTGTATGTTTTATAAACAATCCAAATTCCGCTGAAGGAAAGGTTTTAAAAAGTGCTTATGCTCTAGCTATCGTAAATCGCATCTTCGCACCGCACAACGGAGGCTCGGCTTTCATGGTGAGTTCAGCACTTTCTCTTATAAAGGAAGCAAAACAAAAGGGTGTGAATTTTGATATGGATAATTTCATATCAAAATTACCTGCCTTTGCCAAAGTAAATTTACCTAAGTAA
- a CDS encoding cysteine permease codes for MDNIILPPNAFLDNYVLNAQFHKIAGISKNAYKFWKNVSTARYQGTRVIFLHKNCILKKHEEALKLCDDLSGFTLASAFCSFTTLSPSHLVEKNNSQIYKLLDIKEIYGVKFVNLKAFYDFLGLAYYHHIYIEKCHFFSPTPLEKRIKITSSLCVGYY; via the coding sequence CTGGATAATATCATCTTGCCTCCAAATGCCTTTTTGGATAATTATGTCCTAAATGCACAGTTTCATAAAATCGCAGGCATTTCAAAAAATGCTTATAAATTTTGGAAAAATGTAAGCACGGCTCGCTACCAAGGAACCAGAGTTATTTTTTTACACAAAAACTGCATACTAAAAAAACACGAAGAAGCATTAAAACTTTGCGATGATTTAAGCGGCTTTACGCTAGCTTCTGCATTTTGCTCTTTTACAACCCTTTCACCTTCACACTTGGTAGAAAAAAATAATTCTCAAATTTACAAGCTGCTTGACATCAAAGAAATTTACGGAGTGAAATTTGTGAATTTAAAGGCTTTTTACGATTTTTTAGGGCTTGCTTATTATCATCATATATACATAGAAAAATGTCATTTTTTTAGCCCAACACCGCTTGAAAAGAGGATTAAAATAACCTCTAGTCTTTGTGTTGGGTATTATTAA
- a CDS encoding NifU family protein, giving the protein MIPFSDEELVEPVKNTLAKQLHILERDGGGLEFLGVKQGVVYVRLTGACKSCVASETTLKHSLQRQLRIDIHPDLSIVNLSGGKDEFERL; this is encoded by the coding sequence ATGATACCTTTTAGCGATGAGGAACTTGTAGAGCCTGTAAAAAATACCTTAGCCAAGCAACTTCATATCTTGGAAAGAGACGGCGGAGGGCTTGAATTTCTGGGTGTAAAACAAGGTGTGGTTTATGTGCGTTTAACCGGTGCTTGCAAATCCTGCGTAGCTAGCGAAACTACCCTAAAACACAGCCTTCAAAGACAGCTAAGAATAGACATACATCCTGATCTTAGTATCGTGAATTTAAGCGGCGGAAAAGATGAGTTTGAAAGATTATAA
- a CDS encoding YbaB/EbfC family nucleoid-associated protein translates to MFENMDFSKMTELLNKAKEQAKEFEEKLSSREFSASSGGGLVKVSANGNGEIIDVAIDDSLLDDKESLQILLISAINEVINTVNQNKHSVVSDIFGGFK, encoded by the coding sequence ATGTTTGAAAATATGGATTTTTCAAAAATGACAGAGCTTTTAAACAAGGCTAAAGAGCAGGCTAAAGAATTTGAGGAAAAGCTTTCGTCTAGGGAATTTAGCGCAAGTAGCGGCGGAGGCTTAGTGAAAGTAAGTGCTAATGGAAACGGTGAAATAATAGATGTTGCGATAGATGATTCCTTGCTAGATGATAAAGAATCCTTGCAAATTTTACTAATATCTGCAATCAATGAAGTTATAAACACAGTAAATCAAAACAAGCACAGTGTTGTAAGCGATATTTTTGGAGGCTTTAAATGA